A window from Solanum stenotomum isolate F172 chromosome 5, ASM1918654v1, whole genome shotgun sequence encodes these proteins:
- the LOC125865558 gene encoding WRKY DNA-binding transcription factor 70-like yields MKSSLVKSKTSDLEKIIVELNRGREFTCRLREIIKKHVDHVDDEDAYKLVGKIMSSFCATLSILSSNEDSSSSSCKISLLKDRRGRYKRRRTLETSVKETSTLVYDGHAWRKYGQKKILNDKYPRNYFRCTHKFDQDCQANKQVQRIQENPPLFRITYYGHHTCKTCPKVSQMICDSPNDHEDSNSVLLNFNSTNNNYNNHHHFLGMMVETVDLSCEF; encoded by the exons atgaAGTCATCTTTGGTAAAAAGCAAAACGTCTGATCTAGAGAAAATAATAGTAGAATTGAATCGTGGCCGGGAATTTACGTGTAGGCTAAGAGAGATAATAAAGAAGCATGTAGATCATGTAGATGATGAAGATGCATATAAGTTGGTTGGAAAAATAATGAGTTCATTTTGTGCGACTCTATCAATATTAAGCTCTAATGAAGACTCATCAAGTAGTAGTTGCAAGATTTCATTGTTGAAAGATCGAAGAGGACGATACAAGAGAAG GAGAACTTTAGAGACAAGCGTAAAAGAAACTTCAACTTTGGTGTATGATGGCCATGCTTGGAGAAAATATGGTCAAAAAAAGATCCTTAATGACAAATATCCAAG GAATTATTTTAGGTGCACTCATAAATTTGATCAAGATTGTCAAGCAAACAAACAGGTGCAAAGAATTCAAGAAAATCCACCACTGTTTAGAATCACTTATTATGGTCATCACACTTGCAAAACTTGTCCTAAAGTTTCTCAAATGATATGTGATTCTCCAAATGATCATGAAGATTCTAACTCAGTCTTACTTAACTTTAATTCTAccaataataattataataatcatCACCATTTTTTGGGTATGATGGTGGAAACTGTTGATTTGTCTTGTGAATTTTAA